In the genome of Candidatus Deferrimicrobium sp., the window TGAGGGAGTCACACGGGCACCCCACGGCTGAAATCATCTACCGTGAGGCGCGGAGGGTCCTTCCAAACATCAGCCTGGGGACCGTCTACCGGAACCTGAACTTTCTGCGGGATCAGGGTACCGTGCGGGAGATCCGGCCCAGCGAGGGGGGCTCCTCCCGCTTCGACGTTTCGGACACCCCCCACGCGCACTTCCATTGCATCCACTGCAACGCCCTGCACGACATCCCGCTGCCCGCGGCCATCGAGAACGTCCGGTTCGAGGAGGAGGAGAGGATTTCGGCCGTTTCCCTCATCGACCTGCACGTCATCGGTTCCTGCTCCGGGTGCGCGGGGGAAACGTCGACGAACTGATCCGCAAGACCTGACGAAACGAGAAAGGGGGCCTTTCGGCCCCCTTTTCGTTTCTTTTTCCAACAGGCCGCTTACGCGAGCTTGCGGCCCCCTTCGGCGGCCCACTTCTCCAGCATGTCGGTCGTGACCGACTTCGGCCGCTCGATCGCGTACCCCAACGCCCGGTCCCAGGTGATGTTCGCCAGGACGCCGAGAGCCCGGCCAACGCCGAAGAGCACGGTGTAGAAGTCGTACTCGGTGAGGCCGTAGTACCACTGGATGACGCCCGACTGCGCGTCGACATTCG includes:
- a CDS encoding transcriptional repressor, producing the protein RESHGHPTAEIIYREARRVLPNISLGTVYRNLNFLRDQGTVREIRPSEGGSSRFDVSDTPHAHFHCIHCNALHDIPLPAAIENVRFEEEERISAVSLIDLHVIGSCSGCAGETSTN